CGTCGTAGCTGGCCAGGATCGCCGGTGCGGCCCGGCCCTTCAGCACCCAGGCCAGTTTCCAGCACAGGTTGGCGGCATCGCGCAGCCCGGCCACCAGGCCCTGGCCGGCAAAGGGCGGGGTGATATGCGCCGCGTCCCCTGCCAGGAACACCCGACCCTTTTGGAAACAGTCGACCACCCGGGCATGGAAGCGATAGACCGCGCGCCGCTCCACCTGCATCTCGTCGGGCCGGCCCCAGGGCGCCAGCAGGGCGGCGATCTTGTCGTCCCGCTCCATCTCCTGGCGGGTCTCGCCCGGGTGCAGCATGAACTCCCAGCGCTCGCGCCCGCCGGGCGCCACCATGTGGGGGTGGGCCGGCGGTGATCGCAGATGAATTCGACATGGTCGATCGGGCGCGGCACGTTCAAGGCATCCACGATCAGCCAGTCTTCGGCGTAGCTTTGGCCGGCGAAGCCCTGGCCGATCAACTGCCGCACCGTCGAGCCGGCGCCGTCGGCACCGATCAGGTAGCGCGCCTGCACCGTCATCCCGCCGCCGTCGGCACGGGTGAGCGTGGCCTCGACCCCCTCGCCGGTCTCGTGGATGCCGGTCAACTCGGCGCCCAGCAGCGTCTGTACCCCGGCATGATGGGCCAGGCGGGCGCGCAGGGCGAGTTCCAGATCGGGCTGGAAAAAGGTCACCAGCTTGGGATGGCCGTCGATCGCGCCCAGGGTATTGAGACAGCCGAATTCGCCAAGGGAAGGCGAGCGCAGCCGCACCTGGGGAATGGCGATGGTCTCGAAGGCGCCCTCGCCCAAGCCGGCAAGCTGGAGGATGCGCAAGGCCTCGTTGTCGAGGGCGATCGCCCGCGGCGCCTGGAAGATCTCGGTGGCCTTGTCGACCACCAGGGTACGCACGCCATGGCGCCCCAGGAGGTTGGCAATGGTGGCGCCCACCGGCCCGAAGCCGACGACCAGGACATCGGTGACCATGCTGACCGCCCGTTCCATGCCCGTCATCTCTCCCAAACATCGGCACGCGCCGTTTCATTAGTGACAATAAAGTCAAAATTGATGATTTTGTCAAATATGATTTTCGTCTATAATCCCGCCATTGATCGAACGGAGTCGTGATGCCCAAACCCGCGGAGATGGCCCCGGCCGAACCGATGCGCGAGCCGCGCGGCGCCCGGCGCAAGCGCGAGACCCGCGCCCGCCTGCTGGAGGCGGCGCTGGAATTGATGGCGGAGAGGGGTGTGGAAGGTGTCGCGATCAACGAGATCACCGAGGCCGCCGATGTCGGCTTCGGCTCGTTCTACAACCACTTCAAATCCAAGGAAGCGATCTACGACGCCCTGATCGACACGGTGTTCGAGGAATTCGGCGACACCCTGGACCGCCTGGCCGAGGGGATCGGCGATCCGGCCGAATATATTTCGATCTGCATCCGCCACGCCATCCGGCGGGCCGGGCACGAGCCGGTCTGGGGCCGCTTCCTGGTCCGCCAGGGGCTTTCGGGCCAGATGCTCAGCCGCGGCCTAGGTCCGCGCCTGCAGCGCGACATCCGCCGGGGCCTGGACGCCGGGCGGTTCACGGCCGACGACCCGGTGCTGACCTTCATCGCCGTGGGCGGCACGGTACTCACCGCCATTTCCGCCCAGCTCCAGTCCGACAATGCCGCGGTCGCCGAACAGCTCGGCGCCGACGGCGCCCGGGGCAGCCTGGACGAACGCACCGTCGCCGTCGTCATGCGCCTGCTGGGCCTGCCGGCGGCGGAAGCCGAAACAGTCGCCCGCTGCCCCCTGCCCGCCGCGTAAGGCCGGCTGTCTACCTAAAAGCCCTCTCCGCCCTTTAGGGGGGAGAGGGAAACCCAACATCGTCATTCCGGCGAAGGCCGGAATCCATGGTGGGGTCGGGCGTGATCGCGGCGAGAACGCGCGCTGCATCGGCATGGATCCCGGCCTTCGCCGGGATGACGGTGGTGGACCCCTTGCCGCCCTCTCTGCCCTTCAGGTGTTACGTCACACGTGCCGGGTCACACCGCCATCCACCCGGAGACTCTGGCCGGTGATGTAGCCGGCGTCATCCGACAATAGGAAGGCGGCGGTCTTGGCGATTTCCTCGACCGTGCCCAGGCGCTGCATCGGGACCGTCTCCGCCGTGCCGGGTTTGTGGTCCAGGCTGTCGATGTAGCCGGGCAGCAGCGCGTTCATGCGGATGTTGTCGGCGGCATAGCGATCGGCATAGAGCTTGGTATAGGCGCTGACCGCGGCGCGGTAGGCGCAGGAGACGGGGAATTTCAGCGACGGCTCCAGGGCCGCGAAGGTGGTGATGTTGACGAAGGCACCCTTGCCGCTCGCCAGCATCAGCGGCGTCACCAGGCGGGCCATGCGCACCACGCTCAGCACCATCAGGTCGTTGCCGGTCGCCCAGTCCTCGTCACTGATGTCGATCAGGTCGCCCTTGGGCGGGTGGCCGGTGTGATTGACCACGGCATCGACCCGGCCATAGGCCTCGAGCGTCCTCGCAACCAGGTTTTCCAGGTCCTGCGCCTTGCCGGCCGAGCCGGTCACGGCGATGCAGCCCAAGGTATCGGCCAGGGTCTGCGCACTGCCCGATGGCGACATCAGGGCCAATTGATAGCCGCGCGACGACAGTTCGTGGGCGATCGCCGCGCCCATGCCGCGACCGCCGCCGGTCACGATCGCCACCGGCGCCTGGGTTGCCTGGGTCATTTCGGTATCCTCTTCCGCGCGGGGTTGATCTTCCCCTTCTGGCGCGGCGGGATGCCTGCGGTCAAGATGCTGGCCATCAACCGTCGAGTCCGAGGGAAGACGATGCCGACAGAAGCGTTCGATTTCACAGGATCGGAAGGCCAGGCCCTGTCGGGCAGGCTGGACCTGCCCGAGGGGCCGGCCCGGTCCTATGCGATCTTTGCCCATTGCTTTACCTGCACCAAGGATTCGGTCGCCGCGGTGCGCATTGCCCGCGCCCTGGCGGCGCGCGGCATCGGCGTGCTGCGCTTCGATTTCACCGGCCTGGGGCACAGCGAAGGGATCTTTTCCGAAGGCGGCTTCAGCGGCGACATGCGCGACCTGCTGGCCGCGGCCCGGGCGCTGGAGGCATCGGGCCGGCCCCCGCGCCTGCTGATCGGCCACAGCTTGGGCGGCGCCGCGGTGCTGGCCGCGGCGGGCGAACTGCCGCTGGTGCGCGCGGTCGCCACCATCGGCGCGCCGTTCGATGTCGGTCATGTCACTGGCCAGTTCGGCGACTCGCTCGGCGAGATCGTGGAAAAGGGCGAGGCCAAGGTGAACCTGGGCGGCCGCCCCTTCACGGTCCGGCGCAACTTCGTCGACGATTTGAAGAACCACGATCAGAAGGCCCGCATCCATGACCTGCATCGCGCGCTGCTGGTCATGCATGCCCCGCTGGACGACATCGTCGGCGCCAACAATGCGACCGCCATCTTCACCGCCGCGCGACACCCCAAGAGCTTCATCTCGCTCGACGATGCCGATCATCTGCTGACGCGCCAGCGCGACGCTGACTACGCCGCCGACGTGATCGCCGCCTGGGCCTCGCGCTATGTCGACCAGATGGCGGAAGCGGCACCGGCGAGCGAAGGTATCGTGGTCGAGGCGACGGGCAACGGCCGCTACCAGGTGCAGGTGAGCGCCGGCGGCAACCGTTTCCTGGCCGACGAGCCGGCGAAGGATGGCGGCCTGGGTTCCGGCCCCTCGCCCTACGACCTGCTGTGCGCGGCACTGGGCGCCTGCACCGTGATGACCTTGCGGATGTATGCGGATCAAAAGGGCTGGGCCCTGCCGCCGCTCAAAGTGACGGTCGGCCATACCAAGGACAAGGCCCGCACCCCGCCCGACCTGTTCTCGCGCGGGATCGCCTTCGAGGGCGCCTTGCCCGACGACATGAAGGCGCGCTTCCTGGAAATCGCCGACCGCTGCCCGGTGCATCGCACCCTGGAGCGCGGCGCCAAGGTCGAGACCATCGACAACAGCAAGCCGGCCGCACCATCGATCGATGATGCGGCCGACCAGCACATGCTGGATATGGCGGAGGCCTGCGCCGACTGTTAGGCGGCGTCGACCAGGACCACCTCGGAGTCCTCGAGCGCCTTCACGCTGAAGCGCTTGAGGTCCTTGATCGCGGCGCCGTCGCGGGCATTGACCCGCACGCCGTCCACCTCCACCGCCCCGGTGGCGGGCACCAGATAGGCGTGGCGCCTGGCGTCGATCTCGTATTCGACCGTCTCGCCGGCCTTCAGGGTGGCGCCGAGGACACGGGCATCGCTGCGGATCGGCAGGGCGTCGGTATCAGCCTCGAAACCGCTGGCGAGGGTCACGAACCGGCCCGAACGGTCATCCTTGGGGAACGGCTTGGCGCCCCAGGACGGCGCCTTGCCGCGGCTGGTGGGCAGGATCCAGATCTGGAAGATCTGGGTCGCCTCGGCTTCCCGGTTGTACTCGGAATGCACGATGCCGTTGCCCGCCGACATGACCTGCACGTCGCCTGCCTCGGTCCGGCCCTGGTTGCCCAGGTTGTCCTTGTGGGTGATGGCACCCTTGCGGACATAGGTGATGATTTCCATGTCCGAATGGGGATGCGGCGGAAAGCCGGTGTCGGGCTCGATGGTGTCGTCGTTCCACACCCGCAGGGAACCCCAGCTCATGCGCTTGGGGTCGTAGTGGCTGCCGAACGAGAAGTGATGCTTGGCGTCGAGCCAACCATGGTTGGCACCGCCGAGGCTGCTGAAGGGGCGAAGTTCGATCATTGCCGTGTCTCCCGATAGGGCCGCGTCGTGGCCCGTTGAGAGAAAGATAGGCATTTCCGTTTCGAACATTAACGGAGCAGATCGAAAGTTATTATTTACGAAATTGCACTCAATCTGACGAGTCCACCACGTCGGCCGCCTTGCTCAAGGCGGCGCGATGGCCGCTGATCTCGTCGCCGGCATCGAGCGGCAGGCGCACGAAGAACAGGGCCGAGATGCAGGACAGCAGGCCCACCGTGAGGAAGGCCGGCAGGAAATCGCCCGCCGTCAACGCGCCCTTGGAGGCGAAGAGCTGGGTCAGGTGCAGCACCATGGCCCCCACCGCCACGCCGGCGCTGAGCGAGAGCTGCTGCATCACGCTGGACAGGGTGTTGGCGCGGCTGGTCTCGGCTTGCGAGATTTCGGCATAGGCCAGGGTGTTCAGCCCTGAGAACTGGAGCGAGCGGAACAGCCCGCCCACCAGCAGGGTCGCCATGATGAACCAATGGGCCGTCTCGGGCCGGAAGAAGCCATAGCTGATCAGGACGGCGCCGCTGAGCAGGGCATTGCCCAGCAGCACGGGGCGGAAACCGAAGCGCCGGAAAATCGGCGCGGTCATCGGTTTCATCATGAGGGCGCCGACCGCGGCGATGAAGGTCAGCGAGCCGGATTCGAAGGCCGACAGGCCAAAGCCGATCTGCAGCATGACCGGCACCAGGAACGGCACCGCGCCCACCCCGATGCGGAACAGCGAACCGCCGATCACCGCCGCCAGATAGCTTTTGTGGCGAAACAGCGTGGGATCCAGCACCGGGCGCGCCACCCGCCGGGCCCGGCGCAGGTAGAGCCAGCCGAAAGCGAGCCCGACGGCGATCGTGCCGACCACGGCGGCCGGCGCCATCTCGCCCCGCCCGATGTGCTCCAGCCCGAACATCAGGCTGGCGAGCGCTACCGCGCTCAAGGCAAAGCCGGTCAGGTCGAAGGGATCCGGCTTCTCCTCCTTCAGGTTGGGGATCAGGCGCAGGACAAAGAACAGGCCGATCAGCCCGATCGGCACGTTGATGAAGAAGATCCATTGCCACGAGGCATAGGTGGCGATGAAGCCGCCCAGCAGCGGCCCGATGGCCGGGCCGACCAGGGCCGGCAGGGTCATCCGCGCCATGGCATTGACCAGCTGGCCGCGCGGCACGGTGCGCACCAGGATCAGGCGCCCGACCGGCACCATCATGGACCCGCCCACGCCCTGGACGATGCGGGCGCCGACCAGTTCCAGAAGGGTGCCGGAGAAGCCGCACAGGACGGAGCCCAGGGTGAACACCCCGATCGCCCCGGCGAACACGGTGCGGGCGCCGAACCGGTCGGCCGCCCAGCCGCTGACCGGCAGGAACACCGCCAGCGCCAACATGTAGGAGGTGATGGCCAAGCTCAGCCGCAGCGGATCCTCCCCCAGCGACTGCGCGATCTGCGGCAGGGCCGTGGCGATGACCGTGGAGTCGAGATTCTCCATGAACAAGGCACAGGCGACGAGCCAGGGGATGAGGCGAACCATGATGTCTGAGGCATAACACCCGGGAATACCGGGCGGCAACGGCGCCCGCGCCGCGCATCACTGCCGTGCAGCGGCCGCATCTTTACACGGGATCGGCATAGTGCGTCCTTCGAGACGCCGCGTGCCGCGGCTCCTCAGGATGAGGTAAGTCTTTATGCCATAAAGATTTTCCTCATCCTGAGGAGGCCCGAAGGGCCGTCTCGAAGGACGCACCATGGCGATGCCAGATGGCCTACCCCACAACGAAATCCACCACCGTCTCGATCACCGTGGGATCGCGCAGGATGCGGCGGTGGCCCAGGCCCTTGACCTCGATCATCCGGCTGCCGGCCCAGTTGGCGGCGATCTTTCGGGTGGTCTCGACCGAGGTGACCCGGTCTTCGGCCGAGTGGATCAGCAGGGCCTGCTGGCGCAGCCGTGGCGCCATGGTCGAGACATCCAGGCGGTCGATATCGATGCCTAAATCACGCAGGGCTTCGACCACGCCGTCCGGATCGACGCCCACCTGGTGGGCGGTGGCGCGGGCGAAATCGGTGTAGCGCATGGGGGGCGAGATCAGCGCCACCCGCTGGCAGGCAAGGCCGTCGTCCAGGGCCAGCACGGTGACCGGGCTGCCGATCGAATGGGCGATCACGGCCTCGACCGGCCCGATCGCATCGGCCACGGCACGCACGCCGGCGGCCAGGTCGGGGATCGAGCCCCGGGTGCCGGCCGAGACGCCATGGGCCGGCAGGTCGAGGCTGACCACCCGGCGCCCGGCCGCCACCAGCGGTTCGACGAAGGCGCCCAGATCCAGGTGATTGCCCTCCCAGCCGTGGACCAGCAGCACGGCCGGGCCGCTGCCCGCCGTCCACACGCCAAGGTCGCCCTGAGGGCCTGCCACATGAAGGTCGGGGACCGGCGAGGCCGCCGGCGCCTTGGCCTTGAACAGGTGGGGCGTGATGAAGGCATGCGCGGCTTGAGCGGGGGTCGGTGAAATTTTCATGGGTGTCGGGGCTGTCCTTTGGCTGTCACCCATAATATTATGATCATCATATAAAGACAACCGCGCCGAACAGGAGCTGTCTCATGACCCTTGCCGATCCCGTCGTCATCGCCAGCGCGGTCCGCACCCCGCTGGGCCGTTTCCAGGGGGAATTGTCGTCGCTGCCCGCGCCGGTGCTGGGTTCGACCGTGGTCAAGGCGGCGGTCGAACGGGCCGGTGTCGCCACCGACCGCATCGACGAGGTGTTCCTGGGCTGCGTCCTGCCCGCCGGCCAGGGCCAGGCCCCGGCCCGCCAGGCGGCGCGCGGTGCCGGCCTGCCCGATGCGACCGGCGCCACCACGGTGAACAAGGTCTGCGGCTCGGGCATGAAGGCGACCATGATTGCCCACGACCTGATCGCCGCAGGCTCGGCCGATATCATCGTCGCCGGCGGCATGGAGAGCATGTCGGGCGCGCCCTACCTCTTGAAGCGGGCGCGCGGCGGCTATCGCTTCGGCCATGACCAGATCTTCGACCATGCCGCCCTCGACGGGCTGGAAGACGCCTATGACAAGGGCCGCTCCATGGGCACCTTCGGCGAGGACACGGCCGAACGCTACCAGTTCACCCGCCAGATGCAGGACGACTATGCCCGCAGCTCGCTGATCCGCGCCCGCAAGGCGATCGAGGATGGCGCCTTCGTGTCCGAGATCGTGCCCGTCACCATTGCCGGCAAGACCGGCGACATCGTGGTCTCGATCGACGAGAACCCGGGCAAGGTCTCGCCCGACAAGATCGCCGGCCTGAAGCCCGCCTTCCGCGCCAACGGCACCATCACGGCGGCGGCCTCCAGCGCCAATGCCGACGGCGCCGCCGCCCTGGTGCTGACCCGCCGCTCGCTGGCCGAGCGTGATGGCCTGCCGATCCTCGCCACCATTCGCGGCCATGCCGGCCACGCCCAGGAACCCGCCTGGTTCACCACGGCGCCGATCGGGGCCATTTCCAAGCTGCTGGACAAGGTGGGCTGGACGGCCGGCGACGTCGACCTGTTCGAAATCAACGAGGCCTTCGCCTGCGTGGTGATGGCGGCGATGCACGACCTGCATCTCGATCATGAAAAGGTCAACATCAACGGCGGCGCCTGTGCCCTGGGCCATCCCATCGGCGCCACCGGCGCCCGCCTGATCGTCACCCTATTGGGCGCGCTACAGCGCCATGATCTCAAGCGCGGCATCGCCTCGCTGTGCATCGGCGGCGGCGAAGCGACCGCCATCGCCATCGAAAGGGCTTGAACATCATGAATAGCTTCGACCTGACCGGCCGCACCGCGCTGGTGACCGGCGGCACCAAGGGCATGGGCCTCGCCATCGCCAGGCGTCTGGCGGAGGCTGGCGCCCGCGTCGCCGTCAGCGGCCGCAGCCAGGAAAGCTCGGACGCCGCCGCCGCGACCCTGCCGGGCGGCGCCATCGGCATCCCCGCCGACATCGGCGACGAGGCCTCGGTCGCGGCGCTGGGTGAACGGGCGCTGCGCGCGCTAGGCCACGTCGACATCCTGATCGCCAATGCCGCCACCGAACCCCATGTCGGCCCGGTGACCAGCGCCAGCGGCGCCGCCTTCGACCAGACGATTGCCGGCGTGCGCAACACCCTGCTGCTCATCGAGCAACTGGTCCCCGGCATGGCCGGCCACGGCCATGGCTCGATCGTCGTCACCTCCAGCATCGCGGCGACCAGGGCCAACGGCATCCTCGGCGTCTACGGCACCTCCAAGGCGACCCTGGGGCAACTGGTGCGCAACCTGGCACTCGAACTCGGGCCCAAGCAGATCCGCGTGAACGCGATCGCCCCCGGCCCGGTGCGCACCGACTTCTCCCGCATGCTGTGGGAAAAGCCGGAAGTGGAGGCCCAGGCCGCCGCCCGCATCCCGCTGGGCCGCATTGCCGAGGCCGACGACGTCTCGGGCCTCGCCCTGCTGCTCGCCTCGCCCGCCGGGGCCTATATCACCGGCCAGTCGATCGGCGTCGACGGCGGCGCCAGCGTCGTCTAGGCCCCAACCGACACGGAAGAGCTCATCATGACCCAAGCGGCCCACGCCATCGCCGCCCCGGCCCGCCCGGCCGATCTGTCCGAGCGGCGCCTGACCGGCCCGCTGCTGGCCGTGCTGGGCGGATTGTCGGCACTGGCATCGCTGGCGACCAACATCATGCTGCCGTCGCTGCCGGGCATTGCCGGCAGTTTCGGCGTGACGACCCGGCGCTGGGCGTCATCGTGAGCATCTTCCTCATCGTCTTCGCCGTCGGGCAATTGTTCGTCGGGCCGCTCTCCGACCGCTTCGGGCGGCGCTCGCTGATCCTGGGTGGGCTGGTCGTCTTCGCCGCCGGCAGCCTGCTGTGCGCCCTGGCCGACAGCCTGCCGGTGATGATCGCCGGGCGCGTCGTCCAGGCCCTGGGCGTCTGTGCCGCCTCGGTCCTGGCCCGTGCCATTGCCCGCGATTTGTTCGTGGGCGATGCCCTGGCACGGGTGCTGTCGCTGACCATGGTCGCCATGGCGGCGGCACCCGGCTTCTCGCCCCTGCTGGGCGGGGCGCTGGATCACGCCTTTGGCTGGCGCGCCGCCTTCGTGGTCGTGGCCATCCTGGGCGGCGTCGTCGGGATCGCCTATGCCACGGTGCTGGGCGAAACCCACCCGGCCAGCCGGCGGGCGCCGCTGGCACCGCTGGCAATCGCCCGCGGATACGGCGGGCTGGCGGCCGATCGACGGTTCATTGTCCCGGCCGGGGCGGTGATGCTGGTGATGGGCGGCCTGTTTGCCCTGTTCACCGCCTCGCCCGCGATCCTGATGGACGGGTTTGGCTTCAGCGCGATCGAGATGGGCCTGTTCTTTGCCGCGACCGTGTTCCTGGTGTTCGGCGCCGGCCTTGCCGCACCGCGCCTGGCCAAGCGCTTTGGCCCCGGCCGTGTCGCCCTGGCGGGGCTTGCCATCGCCCTGGTCGGCGGCGGCGCCATGCTGGCCCTGGCCGGAACGAGCCTTGCCGCCTATGTCGTGCCCTGCTCGGCCTTCCTGTTCGGCATGGGCCTCGCCAACCCGCTGGGCACGGCGCTTGCCCTGTCGCCCTTTGGCGAGCGGGCCGGCCTTGCCTCCGCCCTGCTCGGCTTCATGCAGATGGCCGGGGCGGCGGCAGGGGCCACCCTGGCCACCACCCTGCCCTTTGCCGCCGTCGCCAACCTCGGGCTGGTCCTGTCGTTGTTCCTGGGCGCCGCGATCCCGATCTTCCTGGCCCGGCGCTAGAATCGCCTGGACGGCGGGCGGCGGAGCAACAAGACTGCCCGGCAACATGCCATAACAGCCGTCAGGAAGCGCCCCGTGACCGATATTGCTTCGCCGCTTACCCTGCCCTGCGGCCAGGTCTTCAAGAACCGGCTGGCCAAATCGGCGATGACGGAGGGCCTGGCGGACCATGCCAACCGGGCGACGCCGCAGCTTTCCGCCCTCTACCGCCGCTTTGCCGAAGGCGGTGCCGGCTTCCTGCTGACCGGCAATATCCAGGTCGATGCCGATCATCTGGAGCGGCCCGGCAATGTCGTGGTCGACCGGCGCATGGACGATCAGGCGCGCACCGCCCTGGCCGCGATGGCGGCCGCCGGCTCGCTGAACGGGGCCAGGATCTGGGCCCAGCTCAGCCATGCCGGGCGCCAGACGCCGATCATGGTCAACAAGACGCCGCAGGCCCCCTCGCCCATCGCCCTGCCCCTGCCGGGCAAGCAGTTCGGCGATCCCCGCGCCATGACGGCGGAGGAGATCGCCGCCCTGGTCGAGCGTTTCGCCTTCGCCGCCCGGGCCTGCCAGGTTGCCGGCTTCCACGGCGTGCAGATCCACGCCGCCCACGGCTATCTGCTCAGCGAATTCTTGAGTCCCCGTTCCAACCAGCGCACCGACCAGTGGGGCGGCAGCCTGGAGAACCGGGCGCGCGCCCTGCTTGACGTTGTGCGGGCGGTGCGCGCCGCGGTCGGTCCGGCCTTCGGTGTCGGGGTGAAGCTGAACTCAGCCGATTTCATGAAGGGCGGCTTCGGCGATGACGAGGCGGTGACGGTCGCGACCTGGCTGGAGGCCGAGGGCGTCGACCTGCTGGAAATCTCCGGCGGCTCCTACGAGCGGCCAATGATGATGGGCAACGAGTCGATGGCGAGCGACACCAGGCAGACCGAGACCCGACGCGCCTCGACGGTGGCGCGCGAGGCCTATTTCCTCGACTACGCCGCGAAAATCCGGGCGGCCGTGAAGACGCCGCTGATGGTCACCGGCGGCTTCCGCAGTCGGGCCGGCATGGATGCGGCGATCGCCAGCGGCGCCTGCGACGTGGTCGGTCTCGCCCGCCCCCTGTGCGTCGACCCGGATGCGCCAGGCAAGCTGCTGGCCGGATCGCTGGCCCGCCTGGAGGACTGGGAAAACCGCCTGCGCGTCGGCCCCGGCCGCTACCTGGGCCCTCATTCGCCCATCGACATGATCAAGATCGTCAACGGCTTCGGCATCCAGAGCTGGTTCTGCCTGCAACTGATGGCGATCGCCCGGGGCGAGAAGCCCGATGTCGGCCTGGGCGTGCTGAAGGCCTTCGTCCGCTACCAGATGAACGAACGCAGGGCGGCGAAGGCCTTGCTGCGCGCGGCGTGAGTCTTCTCTCCACGTCATGCCCGGCACAAGGCCGGGCATGGCGTTTCGGAAACCCAATCCGTTACACGGCGTCGCTGTAGACCACTTCGGTCATCATGCCGGTCGCCATGTGCAGCAGGTTGTGGCAGTGGAACAGCCAGCGTCCGCTGTTGTCGGCATCAAAGGCGATGGTGACCGTGCCGTCGATGGGCACCAGCACCGTGTCGCGCACGGCGCCGGCGACCGCCTTGCCGTTCAGGCCGACGACCTGGAAATGATGGCCATGCAGGTGCATCGGGTGCGCCATCATGCCCTTGTTCACCATCTCGATCGCCACCCGCTGGCCGGGGGTTACCTTCAACGGCAGCCGGTTGGCCCAGTCGCGATCGTCGATGGTCCAGCGATAGGGCGACATCGAGCCGGTCAGGGCGATGCGATGGGTCACCTCGGCCAGTTTCTGTGGCAAGGGTGCCGCCGCCTCGAGGCGCTGCTCCAGCGACAGGTCGACGGGCGGCACGGCGGCCTCGGCCAGGTCGGCGAGCTTGACGACCGCAGCCCCCGGCGTCGCCAGGATGATGCCGGTGCGCTGGCGCTCGCCCTCGCGCTGGGCGAGGATCGGGAAGGCGCCGCCGTCGCCGGCCGGCAAGCTCAGCAGGATATCCAGCCGCTGGCCCTGCGCCATGGGAAAGCGGCGCCCGGCCACGGGCTGGACCGGGTTGCCGTCGGCGGCGATCACCGTGCCGTCGAGGGCGCCCAGGTCGATCCAGAACGCCGTGCCCGACGCACCGTTGATCAGGCGCAGGCGGACCTGCCCGCCACGCTCCACCTTGACCACCTG
This DNA window, taken from Oleomonas cavernae, encodes the following:
- a CDS encoding multicopper oxidase family protein produces the protein MMTFLSRRRFLASSFIAGAGLLAPRLLHAATAAPATTLAVARRTIEVKGRAASVFGAHQADGTSGLFLDPGQRFAVRVDNRSGEDTILHWHGQTPPPDQDGVVDTGYARVVANGAMQDYDFAARPGTHWLHSHHGLQELQLLAAPLIVRTAEDLRHDAQEVVVLLHDFSFKEPAELLAGLGGGMNHGDMAGMDHSAMGHGTMDMPGMAMDLNDVEYDAYLANDRGLDDPQVVKVERGGQVRLRLINGASGTAFWIDLGALDGTVIAADGNPVQPVAGRRFPMAQGQRLDILLSLPAGDGGAFPILAQREGERQRTGIILATPGAAVVKLADLAEAAVPPVDLSLEQRLEAAAPLPQKLAEVTHRIALTGSMSPYRWTIDDRDWANRLPLKVTPGQRVAIEMVNKGMMAHPMHLHGHHFQVVGLNGKAVAGAVRDTVLVPIDGTVTIAFDADNSGRWLFHCHNLLHMATGMMTEVVYSDAV
- a CDS encoding NADH:flavin oxidoreductase/NADH oxidase family protein translates to MTDIASPLTLPCGQVFKNRLAKSAMTEGLADHANRATPQLSALYRRFAEGGAGFLLTGNIQVDADHLERPGNVVVDRRMDDQARTALAAMAAAGSLNGARIWAQLSHAGRQTPIMVNKTPQAPSPIALPLPGKQFGDPRAMTAEEIAALVERFAFAARACQVAGFHGVQIHAAHGYLLSEFLSPRSNQRTDQWGGSLENRARALLDVVRAVRAAVGPAFGVGVKLNSADFMKGGFGDDEAVTVATWLEAEGVDLLEISGGSYERPMMMGNESMASDTRQTETRRASTVAREAYFLDYAAKIRAAVKTPLMVTGGFRSRAGMDAAIASGACDVVGLARPLCVDPDAPGKLLAGSLARLEDWENRLRVGPGRYLGPHSPIDMIKIVNGFGIQSWFCLQLMAIARGEKPDVGLGVLKAFVRYQMNERRAAKALLRAA